In Rhodamnia argentea isolate NSW1041297 chromosome 4, ASM2092103v1, whole genome shotgun sequence, the following proteins share a genomic window:
- the LOC115754632 gene encoding serine carboxypeptidase-like 2, whose protein sequence is MPPLPSLVLFLAAAAAASLASCSVIVKTLPGYSGDLPFTLETGYVGVGEDEEVQLFYYFVESERNPSQDPLLLWIDGGPGCSSLVGFFFENGPLNFKTSDYNGSLPTLHPNPYSWTQGLNIIFLDAPVGTGFSYSTTADGYNVDDYSFVAHSYEFLRKWLVNHTQFLENQLYVGGSSYSGMAVPMIVQTIVDGIEAGDEPTINVKGLLMSNPVTDSFIDDNSRVEYANRLALISDQLYEAAKTNCNGDYVNVGDDNLQCVVDLNAINELTSKILTVHILEPDCSNALPDPQDDASLRRYLRENATAKSMDHPLNGPALWCRNYNHMLCYIWANHKSVQEALHVRPGTKSYWPYCNSTLAYTKVISSVVDYHKNLTNANIRVLIFSGDHDMSIPHIGTQAWINYLNLTLDESWRVWSVDGQTAGYAKKYINDDYSLTFVTVKGAGHFAAEYKVKECFHLVDRWMAYYPV, encoded by the exons ATGCCGCCTCTTCCCTCGCTCGTCCTGTTTCTAGCCGCCGCGGCCGCGGCTTCTCTTGCCTCCTGCTCCGTCATCGTCAAGACCCTGCCCGGGTACTCCGGCGACCTTCCGTTCACGCTCGAAACCGG ATACGTGGGAGTGGGTGAGGACGAGGAAGTGCAGCTGTTTTACTACTTTGTGGAGTCGGAGAGGAATCCTTCCCAAGACCCTCTTCTTCTCTGGATCGACGGTGGCCCTGGCTGCTCTAGTCTCGTCGGTTTCTTCTTCGAAAATG GGCCGCTAAATTTTAAGACCAGCGATTACAATGGAAGCTTACCCACTCTCCATCCCAATCCATATTCATGGACGCAG GGCTTGAACATCATATTTTTGGACGCGCCTGTGGGGACAGGGTTTTCTTACTCGACCACCGCGGACGGTTACAACGTGGACGACTACTCATTTGTGGCGCACAGCTATGAATTCTTGAGAAAG TGGTTGGTAAATCATACGCAATTCTTGGAGAATCAACTCTACGTCGGCGGCTCCTCTTATTCCGGAATGGCTGTTCCTATGATCGTCCAAACGATTGTGGACG GAATTGAAGCCGGGGACGAGCCAACTATCAACGTGAAG GGTTTATTAATGAGCAACCCGGTGACGGATTCGTTCATAGATGATAACTCGAGAGTCGAATACGCTAATCGGTTGGCACTCATTTCAGACCAGCTTTACGAG GCGGCCAAAACAAACTGCAATGGCGACTATGTGAACGTTGGTGATGATAATCTTCAATGCGTCGTGGATTTGAATGCCATCAACGAG CTGACCAGCAAAATTTTGACGGTCCACATTCTGGAGCCAGATTGCAGCAACGCCCTGCCTGACCCGCAAGACGACGCTTCCCTTCGAAGATATCTCCGAGAAAACGCCACGGCCAAATCCATGGACCATCCGCTCAATGGTCCCGCGCTCTGGTGTCGC AATTACAACCACATGCTCTGCTACATTTGGGCGAACCATAAAAGCGTCCAAGAAGCGCTTCATGTCCGACCg GGGACGAAGAGCTACTGGCCCTACTGCAACAGCACGTTGGCTTACACGAAGGTCATCAGCAGCGTCGTCGATTATCACAAAAACCTCACCAACGCAAACATACGGGTGCTCATCTTTAG TGGGGATCACGATATGTCAATTCCGCACATCGGTACTCAAGCCTGGATAAACTATCTGAACCTAACTCTAGATGAGAGCTGGAGGGTGTGGTCTGTGGACGGCCAGACTGCAGG ATATGCCAAGAAGTACATCAATGACGACTACAGCTTGACGTTCGTCACGGTCAAG GGAGCAGGACATTTCGCAGCAGAATACAAGGTCAAGGAGTGTTTTCACCTGGTGGATAGATGGATGGCTTACTACCCCGTGTAA
- the LOC115754634 gene encoding F-box protein At5g07610-like, whose protein sequence is MKLHQSNSAAEIIASNEDLVSEILLLVPAKSLVRFKCVSKGWLSIISGPHFSRRHARLHASSRVSGVFLRRTPSEHQFLPLGADSRSGCPFKCLDFVPDPAGLKILQSCNGLLLCCSFRKIGCQRNYYVFNPTTRQFVMLPHLGGASSCATTVYGVSLALDPSKSSHYDVVCVRSTVESAYFYQIEIYSSRDRDWRLSGSPFVAPFDMVFDNGVFWNGVVHWISPTGASLCFDVKKERFRTMPRLPISENQGSRRFRYFGESRGHMHFFEIYGSRTAQFKIFELEKDYSGWFVKYHVELDSMVSAFPEMVRDYMDPGYMNYYAFVMLHLVREGSNEESSLLVHLPGKILTFNVGDKTFRKLYEIPADQSKGYGSLQYGWLDAYEFIETLAPV, encoded by the coding sequence ATGAAGCTACACCAGAGCAATTCGGCCGCGGAGATCATCGCGAGCAACGAGGATCTCGTCTCCGAGATTCTCCTGCTCGTGCCCGCCAAGTCCCTCGTCCGGTTCAAGTGCGTCTCGAAGGGGTGGCTCTCGATTATCTCCGGCCCCCACTTCTCTCGCCGCCACGCTCGCCTCCACGCCAGCTCCAGAGTCTCCGGCGTCTTCCTCCGCAGGACCCCCTCCGAGCACCAATTCCTGCCGCTGGGCGCCGATTCCCGTTCTGGGTGTCCGTTCAAGTGCCTCGATTTCGTCCCCGACCCTGCGGGTCTGAAGATCTTGCAGTCTTGCAATGGGTTGCTCTTGTGCTGTAGCTTCCGCAAGATCGGGTGTCAGCGTAATTACTACGTCTTTAATCCGACGACGAGGCAGTTCGTGATGCTTCCCCATTTGGGGGGTGCTTCCTCATGTGCTACTACTGTTTATGGAGTAAGTTTGGCCCTTGACCCTTCGAAATCATCTCACTATGATGTTGTTTGCGTTAGAAGCACGGTCGAATCCGCGTACTTTTATCAAATTGAGATTTACTCGTCTCGAGACCGTGACTGGAGGCTTTCTGGGTCTCCTTTTGTCGCTCCTTTTGATATGGTGTTCGACAATGGCGTCTTTTGGAATGGTGTGGTTCATTGGATTAGCCCAACAGGGGCTTCCCTGTGCTTTGATGTCAAGAAAGAGCGGTTTCGGACGATGCCTAGACTTCCCATTTCGGAGAATCAGGGGAGTAGGAGGTTCAGGTATTTTGGGGAGTCTCGTGGGCACATGCATTTTTTTGAGATATATGGGTCACGGACCgctcaatttaagatttttgagtTGGAAAAGGATTATTCTGGGTGGTTTGTTAAATATCATGTGGAACTTGATTCTATGGTGAGTGCTTTCCCGGAGATGGTGCGCGATTACATGGATCCGGGCTATATGAATTATTATGCGTTTGTTATGCTTCATCTGGTCAGAGAAGGAAGCAATGAGGAGTCATCGCTGTTGGTTCATTTGCCAGGTAAAATCCTGACATTTAATGTTGGTGACAAGACTTTCAGGAAGCTTTACGAGATACCAGCTGATCAATCTAAAGGGTATGGCTCGTTACAATATGGGTGGCTTGATGCTTATGAATTTATCGAGACATTAGCTCCTGTTTGA